The following proteins are encoded in a genomic region of Amycolatopsis sulphurea:
- a CDS encoding class I SAM-dependent methyltransferase, which produces MADDTWAGLADRFADEAYASVKGYVRTYVIHHQLLSHLPPPATILDVGGGAGHQSFPLAEAGYEVTLLDPSPAMLDKARHRLCQLPAETQRRVRFVEASGEQAAEAVDGRRFAAVLCHGVLGYLDEPGLVLDQLCLCTVDGGVVSIMAGNATAAALRPAMQQRWADALASFDTRHEIGVLGLPTRVDTVEELSGLLRERGVEPQEWYGVWHFVDWLDLGGVTLDPADREKLTAAAAVELEAGRRDPYRGLSRIFHLVGRKVGDRF; this is translated from the coding sequence ATGGCTGACGACACCTGGGCAGGCCTGGCCGACCGTTTCGCGGACGAGGCCTACGCGTCGGTCAAGGGTTATGTGCGCACCTACGTCATCCACCACCAGCTCCTCTCACACCTGCCGCCGCCCGCGACAATTCTCGACGTCGGCGGCGGCGCAGGACACCAGTCCTTTCCCCTGGCTGAGGCCGGGTACGAGGTCACCCTGCTGGATCCGTCGCCGGCGATGCTCGACAAGGCCCGGCACCGGCTCTGCCAGCTCCCCGCCGAAACCCAGCGCCGAGTCCGGTTCGTCGAGGCGAGCGGCGAACAGGCAGCCGAAGCCGTCGACGGCCGCCGTTTCGCGGCCGTCCTCTGCCACGGCGTGCTCGGCTACCTGGACGAGCCGGGCCTCGTCCTCGACCAGCTGTGTCTGTGCACTGTGGACGGTGGCGTAGTCTCGATCATGGCAGGCAACGCCACCGCGGCCGCGTTACGCCCGGCGATGCAGCAGCGATGGGCCGACGCCCTCGCATCTTTCGACACCCGGCACGAGATCGGCGTACTCGGCTTGCCCACTCGCGTGGACACTGTGGAGGAACTCAGCGGACTGCTGCGGGAACGGGGCGTCGAACCGCAGGAATGGTACGGCGTCTGGCATTTCGTCGACTGGCTTGATCTCGGTGGCGTCACTCTCGACCCTGCCGACCGTGAGAAACTCACCGCTGCGGCGGCCGTCGAACTCGAAGCCGGGCGGCGGGATCCGTATCGGGGGCTGAGCCGGATCTTCCATCTTGTCGGGCGGAAGGTTGGGGATCGGTTCTGA
- a CDS encoding ribbon-helix-helix domain-containing protein, whose amino-acid sequence MAEGSVSLPEEDLRLLDRYAAEQGIESRSAALHAAVEALRAGQLGGAYEDAWGSWDTSGEADAWDAIVGDGLKA is encoded by the coding sequence GTGGCAGAAGGTAGTGTGAGCCTGCCGGAGGAGGATCTCCGGTTACTGGATAGGTACGCGGCGGAGCAGGGAATCGAGTCGCGGTCGGCGGCGCTGCATGCGGCGGTGGAGGCGTTGCGCGCCGGGCAGCTCGGCGGCGCGTACGAGGACGCGTGGGGGTCCTGGGACACGTCGGGTGAGGCTGATGCGTGGGACGCGATCGTCGGCGACGGCCTGAAGGCGTGA